In one window of Erwinia tasmaniensis Et1/99 DNA:
- the mioC gene encoding FMN-binding protein MioC: MADIILISGSTLGSSEYVADHLDEKLSEDGHSTTTLHGPELEELPLEGIWIIVTSTHGAGELPDNIQPLFEAIKERQPDLSHLRYGAVGLGNREYDLFCGAIRQFDELLTSLGAQRIGDRLEIDVLEHEIPEDPAGEWIDSWKKLI, encoded by the coding sequence ATGGCCGACATTATTTTAATCAGTGGCAGTACGCTAGGCAGCTCGGAATACGTGGCCGATCATCTGGATGAGAAGCTCTCTGAAGACGGTCATTCCACCACCACGCTTCACGGGCCAGAACTGGAAGAGCTGCCGCTGGAGGGGATCTGGATTATCGTGACCTCTACCCACGGAGCCGGCGAGCTGCCTGATAACATCCAGCCGCTGTTTGAGGCCATTAAGGAACGGCAGCCGGATCTAAGTCATCTGCGTTACGGTGCTGTCGGCCTGGGTAACCGCGAATACGATCTTTTCTGCGGTGCGATCCGTCAATTTGACGAGCTGCTCACCTCTCTGGGGGCTCAACGTATTGGCGATCGCCTGGAAATTGACGTGCTTGAGCATGAAATCCCGGAAGATCCTGCCGGAGAATGGATCGATAGCTGGAAAAAGCTGATCTAA